One segment of Panicum virgatum strain AP13 chromosome 3K, P.virgatum_v5, whole genome shotgun sequence DNA contains the following:
- the LOC120701234 gene encoding probable GABA transporter 2, with amino-acid sequence MAGTGGTPFLASPATGRAATPSSAVFDVEAADAGAGAHHRAGKAPPPADAGAAFVLESKGTWWHAGFHLTTAIVGPTVLTLPYALRGMGWGLGLAALTAVFAVTFYAYFLVSRVLDHCEARGRRHIRFRELAADVLGSGWVFYLVVSVQTAINAGVTTGSILLAADCLQIMYSNLAPHGPLKLYHFIIIVAVVLAFLSQLPSFHSLRHINLGSLILSFGYTILVSAACIRAGVSSNAPAKDYSLSSSNSEKTFNAFLSISILASVFGNGILPEIQATLAPPAAGKMTKALVLCYAVIFFTFYFPAITGYWAFGNQVQSNLLQSLMPDEGPSLAPTWLLGLAVVLVLLQLLAIALVYSQVAYEIMEKNSADAARGRFSRRNLAPRVALRTAYVAACAFVAAMLPFFGDIAAVVGAVGFIPLDFVLPVVMYNMALAPPRRSPAYLANVAIMAVFTGVGVIGAVASVRKLVLDAGKFKLFSDNVVD; translated from the exons ATGGCAGGCACCGGAGGCACGCCGTTCCTGGCTTCGCCCGCGACGGGGCGCGCCGCCACGCCGTCCTCCGCGGTCTTCGACGTCGAGGCGgcggacgccggcgccggcgcgcaccACCGGGCCGGCAAGGCGCCGCcccccgccgacgccggcgccgccttcgtGCTCGAGTCGAAAG GGACGTGGTGGCACGCGGGGTTCCACCTGACGACGGCCATCGTGGGGCCGACGGTGCTCACGCTGCCGTACGCGCTCCGCGGCATGGGGTGGGGGCTCGGCCTCGCCGCGCTCACCGCCGTCTTCGCCGTCACCTTCTACGCCTACTTCCTCGTCTCCAGGGTGCTGGACCACTGCGaggcccgcggccgccggcacATCCGCTtccgcgagctcgccgccgacgtcctCG GATCTGGGTGGGTGTTCTACCTGGTGGTGAGCGTGCAAACCGCGATCAACGCCGGCGTTACCACCGGGAGCATCTTGCTCGCCGCCGACTGCCTTCAG ATAATGTACTCAAATCTGGCTCCGCACGGCCCCTTGAAGCTGTACCATTTCATCATCATCGTGGCCGTGGTGCTGGCCTTCCTCTCGCAGCTGccgtcgttccactcgctgcgGCACATCAACCTCGGCTCGCTGATCCTCAGCTTCGGCTACACCATCCTTGTCTCAGCCGCCTGCATTCGAGCAG GTGTGTCGAGCAACGCTCCAGCGAAGGATTACTCGTTGAGCTCGTCCAACTCAGAGAAGACCTTCAACGCATTCCTTTCCATCTCCATCCTCGCCTCCGTCTTCGGCAACGGCATTCTGCCAGAAATCCAG GCCAcgctggcgccgccggcggccgggaagATGACGAAGGCGCTGGTGCTGTGCTACGCGGTGATATTCTTCACGTTCTACTTCCCGGCCATCACCGGCTACTGGGCGTTCGGCAACCAGGTGCAGTCCAACCTGCTGCAGAGCCTCATGCCGGACGAGGGCCCCTCCCTGGCCCCGACGTGGCTGCTCGgcctcgccgtcgtcctcgtcctcctccagctcctcgcCATCGCCCTG GTGTACTCGCAGGTGGCGTACGAGATCATGGAGAAGAACTCGGCGgacgcggcgcgcgggcggttCTCGCGGCGGAACCTGGCGCCCCGGGTGGCGCTGCGGACGGCGTACGTGGCGGCGTGCGCGTTCGTGGCGGCGATGCTTCCCTTCTTCGGCGACATCGCGGCCGTGGTGGGCGCCGTGGGCTTCATCCCGCTCGACTTCGTGCTCCCCGTCGTCATGTACAACATGGCGCTGGCCCCGCCCAGGCGCTCGCCCGCGTACCTGGCCAACGTGGCCATCATGGCCGTCTTCACCGGCGTGGGGGTCATCGGAGCGGTCGCGTCCGTGCGGAAGCTCGTGCTGGACGCCGGCAAGTTCAAGCTCTTCAGCGACAACGTGGTGGACTGA
- the LOC120697697 gene encoding uncharacterized protein LOC120697697, with protein MASEPKEMKYRRRGRVPEPVQYGQCSDRSGVLDWGALKQDPLELLRKLDEIRDQITRSCELTGHPPERPRMSRRTVSLRPSHAEPPPHAGREPEYYRSRYAGRYRISLPLNPYDQLQRSVSDETYARQPSGRFRQYPDGRRENSGFGQGSRHHSTCQCAQCLQVQRVVAPEEHIPMARYFAGQQGSFQFDRYQPFSSELDRRSVASSLYSDPSMSKRRVEYFRKKAEIFCRPLRGAAPFVVCSSCSHLLQLPQGKFTGRKKNLVQCGSCSEIITFKPKEAKVHPVTLPSSFPVPKSVRSSNRRGPKNSGWYQHQDDDNFNFYKLQAHDSHGQKKDFSDNMSASSTASCDRSDSERGSSRSIQLKSLPASRSRFSNDPKDILCQGDTGSPQGPILEDKQIDPFSSQRKNYRGGNEIKRKESGVGIKADYEANGGDESLGRKCTQKNKEGHMGVLEDECGNRRTHEQKGKHGNIGSPEDGIVGNKYKHKTSNAVTSSLEDDGMSIKYEHNGSFRVQGISKRYEKCNKKDDNNTLEVESITKRCEQENIKGDSGKLLHSDSRNGNTPAKNDSLVNERTSSSSRVSSEAEVDEIKSSIGKNGDSSFLTGFLKKGLKDLSLFNQSADSAKVSINGHPISDRALRKAEKKAGRIGPGSYWYDHRAGFWGVFGQECRGIIPPFIKEFNYPMPKNCAGGDTGVFVNSRELHQKDFDLLVGRGLPRMSGKSYSVEISGNVVDDTTGMKLRGLGKLAPTIEKMKRGFGMHIPEETS; from the exons ATGGCGAGCGAGCCCAAGGAGATGAAGTACAGAAGGAGGGGCCGAGTTCCTGAGCCGGTCCAGTACGGGCAATGCAGCGACCGGAGTGGCGTGCTGGATTGGGGCGCGCTGAAGCAGGACCCCCTGGAGCTGCTCCGGAAGCTCGACGAGATCCGGGACCAGATCACCCGTTCCTGCGAGCTCACGGGGCACCCGCCGGAGCGCCCCCGCATGAGCCGCCGCACGGTATCTCTGCGCCCGTCGCACGCcgaaccgccgccgcacgcAGGCCGGGAGCCGGAGTACTACCGCTCGCGCTACGCCGGACGGTACAGGATTAGCTTACCGCTGAATCCGTACGACCAATTGCAGCGCTCCGTCTCTGACGAGACGTACGCGAGGCAGCCGAGCGGTCGGTTCCGACAATACCCCGATGGTCGGCGGGAGAACTCTGGCTTTGGTCAGGGGAGTCGCCATCACAGCACTTGCCAGTGCGCGCAGTGCCTTCAGGTCCAGCGAGTGGTGGCGCCCGAGGAGCACATTCCCATGGCCAGGTACTTTGCAGGGCAGCAGGGGTCCTTTCAGTTTGATAGGTATCAGCCATTCTCGTCGGAGCTTGACCGGAGATCTGTGGCTTCATCTCTGTACTCGGACCCTTCCATGTCGAAGAGGAGGGTGGAGTATTTCAGGAAGAAAGCAGAGATTTTTTGTCGGCCGTTAAGGGGCGCTGCACCTTTTGTTGTTTGCAGCTCCTGTTCCCATCTTCTGCAGCTGCCTCAGGGGAAATTCACAGGCCGCAAGAAGAATCTGGTTCAGTGCGGTTCATGTTCAGAGATTATTACTTTCAAGCCTAAGGAAGCGAAAGTCCATCCGGTGACCCTGCCATCTTCTTTCCCAGTACCTAAAAGTGTCAGAAGTTCCAATCGCCGGGGCCCCAAGAATTCTGGGTGGTATCAACATCAGGATGATGACAATTTTAATTTCTATAAGCTGCAAGCACATGACAGCCACGGACAGAAGAAGGATTTTTCTGACAATATGTCAGCATCTTCCACCGCGAGTTGTGATAGATCAGACAGTGAGCGAGGATCTAGCAGGAGCATTCAGTTAAAATCACTGCCTGCAAGCAGGTCTAGATTTTCAAATGACCCAAAGGATATATTATGTCAAGGAGATACAGGCAGTCCACAAGGTCCAATTTTAGAGGATAAACAAATTGATCCATTCTCCAGTCAACGGAAAAATTATAGAGGTGGAAATGAAATCAAAAGAAAGGAATCTGGCGTAGGTATCAAAGCAGATTATGAAGCCAATGGAGGTGATGAAAGTCTTGGTAGGAAATGCACACAGAAGAATAAAGAAGGCCATATGGGGGTGCTTGAAGATGAATGCGGTAATCGAAGAACACATGAACAAAAAGGTAAACATGGTAATATTGGCAGTCCTGAAGATGGAATTGTGGGTAATAAATACAAACATAAGACCAGTAATGCTGTTACCAGCAGCCTTGAAGATGATGGTATGAGCATAAAGTATGAACATAATGGTAGCTTCAGAGTTCAAGGCATTAGTAAGAGATAtgaaaaatgcaacaaaaaggATGATAACAATACTCTTGAAGTTGAGAGCATAACTAAGAGATGTGAACAAGAGAACATCAAAGGTGACTCTGGTAAACTGCTGCACTCAGATAGTAGAAACGGCAATACACCAGCCAAGAATGACTCATTAGTTAATGAGCGCACAAGTTCAAGTTCTCGTGTTTCATCTGAGGCTGAGGTAGATGAGATAAAGTCTTCAATTGGTAAGAATGGGGATTCATCCTTTTTAACTGGCTTCCTGAAGAAAGGCTTGAAGGACCTTTCTTTATTCAACCAGTCTGCAGACAGTGCTAAGGTTTCAATCAATGGTCATCCAATATCTGACCGAGCTCTCCGGAAAGCAGAGAAGAAAGCTGGTCGTATTGGCCCTGGTTCATATTG GTACGACCACCGTGCTGGATTTTGGGGTGTCTTTGGGCAAGAATGTAGAGGCATTATCCCT CCATTTATTAAAGAATTCAACTATCCGATGCCCAAGAACTGCGCCGGCGGGGATACTGGAGTTTTTGTAAATAGCAGAGAGCTCCACCAGAAAGATTTTGATTTGCTTGTAGGGAGAGGGCTCCCTCGTATGTCTGGAAAGTCATATTCTGTAGAGATATCAGGAAATGTGGTTGACGATACGACTGGCATGAAGTTACGTGGTCTTGGAAAGCTTGCTCCCAC AATCGAGAAAATGAAACGTGGCTTTGGCATGCACATTCCTGAAGAGACAAGTTAG
- the LOC120697698 gene encoding jasmonoyl--L-amino acid synthetase GH3.5, giving the protein MPICSCEETINEFETLTRDAGRVQQDTLRKILELNADAEYLNHYGLNGRTDVESYKSCIPLCVHSDVEPYIQRIADGDTSPLLTGKPVTSLSLSSGTTQGKPKFLPFNDELLETTLQIFQTSYAFRNREYPIGKGKALQFIYGSKQVITKGGILATTATTNLYRRPRYKEGMKDIQSQCCSPDEVVFGPDFNQSLYCHLLCGLIYSDEVHQVFSTFAHSLVHAFQTFEEVWEDLCADIRDGVLSKKVTVPSIREAVTKILKPNPELAESIHRKCMGLSNWYGVIPALWPNAKYVYGIMTGSMEPYLKKLRHYAGHLPLISADYGASEGWVGANINPTLPPEQVTYAVHPQTGYFEFIPLEKPKGQELENSASIHYIESDPVGLTEVKIGKIYEVVITTFGGLYRYRLGDIVKVAGFHNSTPELQFICRRSLVLSINIDKNTEKDLQLAVEEAGKLLEAEKLEIVDFTSFVEKSSDPGRYVIFWELSSDANEDVLRSCANCLDLAFVDAGYMGSRKIRTIGPLELRILKTGTFKEILDYFLSLGGAVSQFKTPRFVNPLNIKVLQILSRNTTKSYFSTAYGL; this is encoded by the exons ATGCCGATCTGTAGCTGTGAAGAGACAATCAATGAGTTTGAGACATTAACACGCGATGCTGGACGCGTGCAGCAGGATACACTAAGAAAGATCCTTGAGTTGAACGCTGATGCTGAATATCTGAACCACTATGGCCTTAATGGGAGGACGGATGTAGAGAGCTACAAATCCTGCATCCCCCTGTGCGTTCACAGCGATGTTGAGCCGTATATCCAAAGGATTGCTGATGGTGATACCTCACCACTGCTCACTGGGAAGCCCGTCACTTCCCTGTCTCTCAG TTCTGGTACAACACAGGGAAAGCCCAAGTTCTTGCCATTTAATGATGAATTGCTTGAGACCACACTTCAAATATTCCAGACTTCTTATGCATTTAGGAACCG TGAATATCCCATAGGCAAAGGAAAAGCCTTGCAGTTTATCTATGGTAGCAAGCAAGTGATAACAAAAGGTGGCATCCTCGCTACAACTGCAACAACAAACTTGTACCGGAGGCCACGTTACAAGGAAGGGATGAAGGATATCCAGTCTCAGTGCTGCAGTCCTGATGAAGTTGTTTTTGGCCCTGACTTCAACCAGTCCTTATATTGTCACTTGCTCTGTGGGTTAATATACTCTGACGAGGTCCATCAGGTTTTCTCAACATTTGCTCACAGCTTAGTCCATGCATTTCAAACATTTGAGGAGGTTTGGGAAGATTTATGTGCTGACATAAGAGATGGTGTTCTATCAAAGAAAGTTACAGTGCCATCGATTCGTGAAGCTGTTACGAAGATTCTGAAGCCCAACCCTGAACTTGCTGAGTCAATCCACAGGAAGTGTATGGGCTTGAGCAACTGGTATGGTGTAATCCCAGCACTCTGGCCAAATGCAAAGTATGTCTACGGCATCATGACAGGATCAATGGAACCATATCTTAAGAAATTAAGACATTATGCTGGCCACTTACCACTGATAAGCGCAGACTACGGTGCATCTGAGGGATGGGTTGGCGCTAATATAAACCCCACACTGCCTCCTGAACAGGTGACATATGCTGTGCACCCTCAGACTGGTTATTTCGAGTTCATTCCTTTGGAGAAACCAAAAGGACAGGAGTTGGAGAACAGTGCATCCATTCATTACATAGAATCAGATCCAGTTGGCCTGACTGAAGTCAAGATCGGCAAAATCTATGAAGTTGTAATAACTACCTTTGGAG GTCTGTACCGGTACAGGCTAGGAGATATTGTGAAGGTAGCGGGCTTCCACAACTCAACACCTGAACTCCAGTTCATCTGTCGCAGAAGCCTAGTCCTGAGCATCAACATCGACAAGAACACTGAGAAAGACCTCCAGCTGGCTGTTGAGGAGGCAGGAAAGCTCTTGGAAGCGGAGAAGCTGGAAATTGTGGATTTTACTAGCTTTGTGGAGAAGTCTAGTGACCCCGGTCGCTATGTAATCTTCTGGGAGCTGAGCTCTGATGCGAACGAGGATGTCTTACGAAGCTGTGCAAATTGCTTGGATCTAGCCTTCGTTGATGCGGGCTACATGGGTTCAAGGAAGATTAGGACCATTGGCCCCCTTGAGTTACGGATTCTTAAGACGGGAACCTTCAAGGAGATCCTAGATTACTTCCTGAGCCTTGGTGGTGCTGTGAGTCAGTTCAAGACGCCTCGATTCGTCAACCCGTTGAACATCAAGGTACTGCAGATACTAAGTAGGAACACCACCAAAAGTTACTTCAGTACCGCCTATGGGCTCTGA
- the LOC120697699 gene encoding transcription factor FAMA-like isoform X2, with protein sequence MDKEGSHHSHLDSFAPLDGAAAGDQPGGGAAEMVDYMLGQAPPHAQPPPQSQVSFDKLSFSDVLQFADFGPKLALNQPAASAGVGDPGDDEDDDDDGYFFRFQSLPSLPGGHQGQHHANREGSKATAADDEGVHDGGGGGVSESTTLVQQADGGGRAEKGGDQGKSGRRKRPRTVKTSEEVESQRMTHIAVERNRRRQMNEYLRILRSLMPGSYVQRGDQASIIGGAIEFIRELEQLIQCLESQKRRRLYGGSGDAPRPVVDAAGAGAPTSTQPQHHQPQVPPPAAFFPPSLPFPAASSGGGDCGGAKILDLEAGGADAAGGLREEVAENKSCLADIEVRALGADAMIKILSRRRPGQLIKTIAALEDMQMSILHTNITTIEQTVLYSFNVKILGVARYSAEDIAGAVHQILSFIDVNYAL encoded by the exons ATGGACAAAGAG GGGAGCCACCACAGTCACCTGGACAGCTTCGCGCCcctggacggcgcggcggcgggggaccagcccggcggtggcgccgccgagATGGTCGACTACATGCTGGGCCAGGCGCCGCCGCatgcgcagccgccgcctcagAGCCAGGTGTCCTTCGACAAGCTCAGCTTCTCCGACGTGCTGCAGTTCGCCGACTTCGGGCCCAAGCTCGCGCTCAACCAACCCGCCGCGTCCGCGGGCGTCGGCGAccccggcgacgacgaggacgatgacgacgacggctACTTCTTCAGGTTCCAGTCCCTGCCGTCCCTCCCCGGCGGCCATCAGGGACAGCATCACGCGAACCGTGAGGGCAGCAAGGCAACGGCGGCCGACGACGAGGGCGTGCacgacggcggaggcggaggcgtctCCGAGAGCACGACGCTGGTGCAgcaggccgacggcggcgggcgcgcggagAAGGGCGGGGACCAGGGGAAGAGCGGCCGGCGGAAGCGCCCCCGGACTGTCAAGACGAGCGAGGAGGTGGAGAGCCAGCGGATGACGCACATCGCCGTCGAGCGCAACCGCCGGCGCCAGATGAACGAGTACCTCAGGATCCTCAGGTCACTCATGCCGGGATCCTACGTCCAGAGG GGAGACCAAGCATCCATCATAGGAGGCGCCATCGAGTTCATCAGGGAGCTAGAGCAGCTGATCCAGTGCCTGGAGTCTCAGAAACGGCGGCGCCTGTACGGCGGGTCCGGCGACGCGCCACGGCCGGTGGTGGACGCAgccggggccggcgcaccgacgTCCACCCAGCCGCAGCACCACCAGCCgcaggtgccgccgccggcggcgttcTTTCCTCCAAGCCTCCCCTTCCCCGCGGCgtcgtccggcggcggcgactgcggCGGCGCCAAGATACTGGACCTGGAAGCCGgaggcgccgacgccgccggcgggctCCGGGAGGAGGTGGCCGAGAACAAGTCGTGCCTGGCGGACATCGAGGTGCGTGCGCTGGGCGCGgacgccatgatcaagatccTGTCCCGGCGACGGCCCGGGCAGCTGATCAAGACCATCGCCGCGCTGGAGGACATGCAGATGTCCATCCTGCACACCAACATTACCACCATCGAGCAGACCGTCCTCTACTCCTTCAACGTCAAG ATCCTCGGCGTGGCAAGGTACTCGGCGGAGGACATCGCCGGCGCCGTCCACCAGATCCTCAGCTTCATCGACGTCAACTACGCCCTGTGA
- the LOC120697699 gene encoding transcription factor FAMA-like isoform X1: MDKEQGSHHSHLDSFAPLDGAAAGDQPGGGAAEMVDYMLGQAPPHAQPPPQSQVSFDKLSFSDVLQFADFGPKLALNQPAASAGVGDPGDDEDDDDDGYFFRFQSLPSLPGGHQGQHHANREGSKATAADDEGVHDGGGGGVSESTTLVQQADGGGRAEKGGDQGKSGRRKRPRTVKTSEEVESQRMTHIAVERNRRRQMNEYLRILRSLMPGSYVQRGDQASIIGGAIEFIRELEQLIQCLESQKRRRLYGGSGDAPRPVVDAAGAGAPTSTQPQHHQPQVPPPAAFFPPSLPFPAASSGGGDCGGAKILDLEAGGADAAGGLREEVAENKSCLADIEVRALGADAMIKILSRRRPGQLIKTIAALEDMQMSILHTNITTIEQTVLYSFNVKILGVARYSAEDIAGAVHQILSFIDVNYAL, from the exons ATGGACAAAGAG CAGGGGAGCCACCACAGTCACCTGGACAGCTTCGCGCCcctggacggcgcggcggcgggggaccagcccggcggtggcgccgccgagATGGTCGACTACATGCTGGGCCAGGCGCCGCCGCatgcgcagccgccgcctcagAGCCAGGTGTCCTTCGACAAGCTCAGCTTCTCCGACGTGCTGCAGTTCGCCGACTTCGGGCCCAAGCTCGCGCTCAACCAACCCGCCGCGTCCGCGGGCGTCGGCGAccccggcgacgacgaggacgatgacgacgacggctACTTCTTCAGGTTCCAGTCCCTGCCGTCCCTCCCCGGCGGCCATCAGGGACAGCATCACGCGAACCGTGAGGGCAGCAAGGCAACGGCGGCCGACGACGAGGGCGTGCacgacggcggaggcggaggcgtctCCGAGAGCACGACGCTGGTGCAgcaggccgacggcggcgggcgcgcggagAAGGGCGGGGACCAGGGGAAGAGCGGCCGGCGGAAGCGCCCCCGGACTGTCAAGACGAGCGAGGAGGTGGAGAGCCAGCGGATGACGCACATCGCCGTCGAGCGCAACCGCCGGCGCCAGATGAACGAGTACCTCAGGATCCTCAGGTCACTCATGCCGGGATCCTACGTCCAGAGG GGAGACCAAGCATCCATCATAGGAGGCGCCATCGAGTTCATCAGGGAGCTAGAGCAGCTGATCCAGTGCCTGGAGTCTCAGAAACGGCGGCGCCTGTACGGCGGGTCCGGCGACGCGCCACGGCCGGTGGTGGACGCAgccggggccggcgcaccgacgTCCACCCAGCCGCAGCACCACCAGCCgcaggtgccgccgccggcggcgttcTTTCCTCCAAGCCTCCCCTTCCCCGCGGCgtcgtccggcggcggcgactgcggCGGCGCCAAGATACTGGACCTGGAAGCCGgaggcgccgacgccgccggcgggctCCGGGAGGAGGTGGCCGAGAACAAGTCGTGCCTGGCGGACATCGAGGTGCGTGCGCTGGGCGCGgacgccatgatcaagatccTGTCCCGGCGACGGCCCGGGCAGCTGATCAAGACCATCGCCGCGCTGGAGGACATGCAGATGTCCATCCTGCACACCAACATTACCACCATCGAGCAGACCGTCCTCTACTCCTTCAACGTCAAG ATCCTCGGCGTGGCAAGGTACTCGGCGGAGGACATCGCCGGCGCCGTCCACCAGATCCTCAGCTTCATCGACGTCAACTACGCCCTGTGA